The following are from one region of the Macaca thibetana thibetana isolate TM-01 chromosome 2, ASM2454274v1, whole genome shotgun sequence genome:
- the RBSN gene encoding rabenosyn-5 isoform X2: protein MASLDDPGEVREGFLCPLCLKDLQSFYQLHSHYEEEHSGEDRDVKGQIKSLVQKAKKAKDRLLKREGDDRAESGTQGYESFSYGGVDPYMWEPQELGAVRSHLSDFKKHRAARIDHYVVEVNKLIIRLEKLTAFDRTNTESAKIRAIEKSVVPWVNDQDVPFCPDCGNKFSIRNRRHHCRLCGSIMCKKCMELISLPLANKLTSASKESLSTHTSPSQSPNSVHGSRRGSISSMSSVSSVLDEKDDDRIRCCTHCKDTLLKREQQIDEKEHTPDIVKLYEKLRLCMEKVDQKAPEYIRMAASLNAGETTYSLEHASDLRVEVQKVYELIDALSKKILTLGLNQDPPPHPSNLRLQRMIRYSATLFVQEKLLGLMSLPTKEQFEELKKKRKEEMERKRAMERQAALESQRRLEERQSGLASRAANGEVASLRRGSALLRKAEGWLPLSGGQGQSEDSDPLLQQIHNITSFIRQAKAAGRTDEVRTLQENLRQLQDEYDQQQTEKAIELSRRQAEEEDLQREQLQMLRERELEREREQFRVASLHTRTRSLDFREIGPFQLEPSREPRTHLAYALDLGSSPVPSSTAPKTPSPSSTQQPTRVWSGPPALGQELLTQSSMPQQHEGPSLNPFDEEDLSSPMEEGTTSPPAAGVSFDPSARMLKEYNPFEEEDEEEEAVAGNPFIQPDSPAPNPFNEEDEHPQQRPSSPLVPGNPFEEPTCTNPFEMDSDSGPEAEEPIEEELLLQQIDNIKAYIFDAKQCGRLDEVEVLTENLRELKHTLAKQKGGTD, encoded by the exons ATGGCTTCTCTGGATGACCCAGGGGAAGTGAGGGAGGGCTTCCTCTGCCCTCTGTGCCTGAAGGATCTGCAGTCTTTCTATCAGCTTCACTCACATTATGAGGAAGAACACTCGGGCGAAGACCGTGATGTCAAAGGGCAAATTAAAA GTCTTGTCCAGAAGGCTAAGAAAGCAAAGGACAGGTTGTTGAAACGAGAAGGGGATGATCGAGCAGAATCAGGGACCCAAGGATATGAGTCTTTCAGCTATGGAGGGGTTGATCCTTACATGTGGGAACCCCAGGAGCTTG GTGCTGTGAGAAGCCATCTTTCCGACTTCAAAAAACACCGAGCTGCTAGAATTGACCACTATGTTGTGGAAGTCAATAAATTAATAATCAGGTTAGAGAAG CTCACTGCGTTTGACAGAACAAATACTGAATCTGCAAAGATTCGAG CAATAGAAAAGTCTGTGGTGCCTTGGGTCAACGACCAGGATGTCCCTTTCTGTCCAGACTGTGGGAATAAGTTCAGCATCCGGAACCGCCGCCACCACTGCCGCCTCTGCGGGTCTATTATGTGCAAGAAGTGTATGGAGCTCATCAGCCTTCCCTTGGCAA ACAAGCTCACCAGTGCCAGCAAGGAGTCCCTGAGCACCCACACCAGCCCCAGCCAGTCACCCAACAGTGTCCATGGCTCCCGCCGAGGCAGCATCAGCAGCATGAGCAGTGTCAGCTCGGTCCTGGATGAGAAGGACGATGACCGGATCCGCTGCTGTACACACTGCAAGGACACACTGCTCAAGAGAGAGCAGCAGATTGATGAGAAGGAGCACACACCCGACATCGTGAAGCTCTACGAG aAATTACGACTTTGCATGGAGAAAGTTGACCAGAAAGCTCCAGAATACATCAGGATGGCAGCATCATTAAA TGCTGGGGAGACAACCTACAGTCTGGAACATGCCAGTGACCTTCGAGTGGAAGTGCAGAAAGTGTATGAGCTGATAGACGCTTTAAG TAAGAAGATCTTAACCTTGGGCTTGAACCAGGATCCTCCACCACATCCAAGCAATTTGCGGCTGCAGAGAATGATCAGATACTCAGCTACACTTTTTGTGCAG GAAAAGTTGCTTGGTTTGATGTCACTGCCAACCAAAGAACAGTTTGaggaactgaaaaagaaaaggaaggaggaaatggagaggaAGAGGGCCATGGAGAGACAA GCTGCCCTGGAGTCTCAGCGAAGGCTTGAGGAAAGGCAGAGTGGCCTGGCTTCTCGAGCAGCCAACGGGGAGGTGGCATCTCTCCGCAGGGGCTCTGCCCTCTTGAGAAAGGCTGAGGGCTGGCTCCCGCTGTCAGGAGGTCAGGGGCAGAGTGAGGACTCAGACCCGCTCCTCCAGCAGATCCACAACATCACATCATTCATCAGGCAGGCCAAGGCCGCGGGCCGCACGGATGAAGTGCGCACCCTGCAGGAGAACCTGCGGCAGCTACAGGACGAGTATGACCAGCAGCAGACAGAGAAGGCCATCGAGCTGTCCCGGaggcaggctgaggaggaggaccTGCAGCGGGAACAGCTGCAGATGCTGCGTGAACGGGAGTTGGAACGAGAAAGGGAGCAGTTTCGGGTGGCATCCCTGCACACACGGACTCGGTCCCTGGACTTCCGAGAAATCGGCCCTTTTCAGCTGGAGCCCAGCAGAGAGCCTCGCACCCACCTTGCTTATGCTTTGGATCTAGGCTCTTCCCCAGTTCCAAGCAGCACAGCTCCCAAGACCCCGTCACCTAGCTCAACTCAACAGCCCACCAGAGTGTGGTCTGGGCCCCCAGCCCTTGGCCAGGAGCTCTTAACCCAGAGCAGCATGCCACAGCAACATGAGGGGCCCTCCTTAAACCCCTTTGATGAGGAAGACCTCTCCAGCCCCATGGAAGAGGGCACTACTAGTCCTCCTGCTGCCGGGGTTTCCTTCGACCCTTCAGCCCGCATGCTGAAAGAGTACAATCCTTTCGAGgaagaggacgaggaggaggaggcagtggcAGGGAATCCATTCATTCAGCCAGACAGCCCAGCTCCTAACCCCTTCAACGAGGAAGATGAACATCCCCAGCAGAGGCCCTCAAGCCCTCTGGTTCCTGGCAACCCCTTTGAGGAACCCACCTGTACCAACCCCTTTGAGATGGACAGTGACAGTGGGCCGGAGGCTGAGGAGCCCATAGAGGAAGAGCTCCTCCTGCAGCAGATCGATAACATCAAGGCATACATCTTTGATGCCAAGCAGTGTGGCCGCCTAGATGAGGTAGAGGTACTGACAGAGAACCTGCGGGAGCTGAAGCACACCCTGGCCAAGCAGAAGGGGGGCACTGACTGA
- the RBSN gene encoding rabenosyn-5 isoform X1, with translation MASLDDPGEVREGFLCPLCLKDLQSFYQLHSHYEEEHSGEDRDVKGQIKSLVQKAKKAKDRLLKREGDDRAESGTQGYESFSYGGVDPYMWEPQELGAVRSHLSDFKKHRAARIDHYVVEVNKLIIRLEKLTAFDRTNTESAKIRAIEKSVVPWVNDQDVPFCPDCGNKFSIRNRRHHCRLCGSIMCKKCMELISLPLANKLTSASKESLSTHTSPSQSPNSVHGSRRGSISSMSSVSSVLDEKDDDRIRCCTHCKDTLLKREQQIDEKEHTPDIVKLYEKLRLCMEKVDQKAPEYIRMAASLNAGETTYSLEHASDLRVEVQKVYELIDALSKKILTLGLNQDPPPHPSNLRLQRMIRYSATLFVQEKLLGLMSLPTKEQFEELKKKRKEEMERKRAMERQAALESQRRLEERQSGLASRAANGEVASLRRGSALLRKAEGWLPLSGGQGQSEDSDPLLQQIHNITSFIRQAKAAGRTDEVRTLQENLRQLQDEYDQQQTEKAIELSRRQAEEEDLQREQLQMLRERELEREREQFRVASLHTRTRSLDFREIGPFQLEPSREPRTHLAYALDLGSSPVPSSTAPKTPSPSSTQQPTRVWSGPPALGQELLTQSSMPQQHEGPSLNPFDEEDLSSPMEEGTTSPPAAGVSFDPSARMLKEYNPFEEEDEEEEAVAGNPFIQPDSPAPNPFNEEDEHPQQRPSSPLVPGNPFEEPTCTNPFEMDSDSGPEAEEPIEEELLLQQIDNIKAYIFDAKQCGRLDEVEVLTENLRELKHTLAKQKGGREVEPGSGEKRREIRAGC, from the exons ATGGCTTCTCTGGATGACCCAGGGGAAGTGAGGGAGGGCTTCCTCTGCCCTCTGTGCCTGAAGGATCTGCAGTCTTTCTATCAGCTTCACTCACATTATGAGGAAGAACACTCGGGCGAAGACCGTGATGTCAAAGGGCAAATTAAAA GTCTTGTCCAGAAGGCTAAGAAAGCAAAGGACAGGTTGTTGAAACGAGAAGGGGATGATCGAGCAGAATCAGGGACCCAAGGATATGAGTCTTTCAGCTATGGAGGGGTTGATCCTTACATGTGGGAACCCCAGGAGCTTG GTGCTGTGAGAAGCCATCTTTCCGACTTCAAAAAACACCGAGCTGCTAGAATTGACCACTATGTTGTGGAAGTCAATAAATTAATAATCAGGTTAGAGAAG CTCACTGCGTTTGACAGAACAAATACTGAATCTGCAAAGATTCGAG CAATAGAAAAGTCTGTGGTGCCTTGGGTCAACGACCAGGATGTCCCTTTCTGTCCAGACTGTGGGAATAAGTTCAGCATCCGGAACCGCCGCCACCACTGCCGCCTCTGCGGGTCTATTATGTGCAAGAAGTGTATGGAGCTCATCAGCCTTCCCTTGGCAA ACAAGCTCACCAGTGCCAGCAAGGAGTCCCTGAGCACCCACACCAGCCCCAGCCAGTCACCCAACAGTGTCCATGGCTCCCGCCGAGGCAGCATCAGCAGCATGAGCAGTGTCAGCTCGGTCCTGGATGAGAAGGACGATGACCGGATCCGCTGCTGTACACACTGCAAGGACACACTGCTCAAGAGAGAGCAGCAGATTGATGAGAAGGAGCACACACCCGACATCGTGAAGCTCTACGAG aAATTACGACTTTGCATGGAGAAAGTTGACCAGAAAGCTCCAGAATACATCAGGATGGCAGCATCATTAAA TGCTGGGGAGACAACCTACAGTCTGGAACATGCCAGTGACCTTCGAGTGGAAGTGCAGAAAGTGTATGAGCTGATAGACGCTTTAAG TAAGAAGATCTTAACCTTGGGCTTGAACCAGGATCCTCCACCACATCCAAGCAATTTGCGGCTGCAGAGAATGATCAGATACTCAGCTACACTTTTTGTGCAG GAAAAGTTGCTTGGTTTGATGTCACTGCCAACCAAAGAACAGTTTGaggaactgaaaaagaaaaggaaggaggaaatggagaggaAGAGGGCCATGGAGAGACAA GCTGCCCTGGAGTCTCAGCGAAGGCTTGAGGAAAGGCAGAGTGGCCTGGCTTCTCGAGCAGCCAACGGGGAGGTGGCATCTCTCCGCAGGGGCTCTGCCCTCTTGAGAAAGGCTGAGGGCTGGCTCCCGCTGTCAGGAGGTCAGGGGCAGAGTGAGGACTCAGACCCGCTCCTCCAGCAGATCCACAACATCACATCATTCATCAGGCAGGCCAAGGCCGCGGGCCGCACGGATGAAGTGCGCACCCTGCAGGAGAACCTGCGGCAGCTACAGGACGAGTATGACCAGCAGCAGACAGAGAAGGCCATCGAGCTGTCCCGGaggcaggctgaggaggaggaccTGCAGCGGGAACAGCTGCAGATGCTGCGTGAACGGGAGTTGGAACGAGAAAGGGAGCAGTTTCGGGTGGCATCCCTGCACACACGGACTCGGTCCCTGGACTTCCGAGAAATCGGCCCTTTTCAGCTGGAGCCCAGCAGAGAGCCTCGCACCCACCTTGCTTATGCTTTGGATCTAGGCTCTTCCCCAGTTCCAAGCAGCACAGCTCCCAAGACCCCGTCACCTAGCTCAACTCAACAGCCCACCAGAGTGTGGTCTGGGCCCCCAGCCCTTGGCCAGGAGCTCTTAACCCAGAGCAGCATGCCACAGCAACATGAGGGGCCCTCCTTAAACCCCTTTGATGAGGAAGACCTCTCCAGCCCCATGGAAGAGGGCACTACTAGTCCTCCTGCTGCCGGGGTTTCCTTCGACCCTTCAGCCCGCATGCTGAAAGAGTACAATCCTTTCGAGgaagaggacgaggaggaggaggcagtggcAGGGAATCCATTCATTCAGCCAGACAGCCCAGCTCCTAACCCCTTCAACGAGGAAGATGAACATCCCCAGCAGAGGCCCTCAAGCCCTCTGGTTCCTGGCAACCCCTTTGAGGAACCCACCTGTACCAACCCCTTTGAGATGGACAGTGACAGTGGGCCGGAGGCTGAGGAGCCCATAGAGGAAGAGCTCCTCCTGCAGCAGATCGATAACATCAAGGCATACATCTTTGATGCCAAGCAGTGTGGCCGCCTAGATGAGGTAGAGGTACTGACAGAGAACCTGCGGGAGCTGAAGCACACCCTGGCCAAGCAGAAGGGGGG